A genomic segment from Alteribacillus bidgolensis encodes:
- the cysQ gene encoding 3'(2'),5'-bisphosphate nucleotidase CysQ, which yields MQTAINAAIEAGKEIMKIYQTDFNVAYKEDESPLTIADERAHYIIKTKLEQKDPHVPILSEEGNHLSYDKRASWKTFWLVDPLDGTKEFIKKNGEFTVNIALIEGETPIFGVIYAPAMDVLYAGDKEKGAVKIEKASQNKNWDTLFEHGTALPLSTQKDQKVSVVASRSHMSEETKQFIQKLEKEYDEVETISAGSSLKLCLVAEGKADFYPRYAPTMEWDTGAGHAIVEAAGGIVTNVEEKKPLVYNKKELKNPWFLAQNKK from the coding sequence ATGCAAACCGCCATTAATGCTGCCATAGAAGCAGGAAAAGAAATCATGAAGATTTATCAAACAGATTTTAACGTAGCGTACAAAGAAGATGAGTCTCCGCTTACAATAGCGGATGAACGTGCCCACTACATAATAAAAACAAAACTCGAGCAAAAAGATCCTCACGTCCCCATTTTAAGCGAAGAAGGCAATCACCTTTCGTATGATAAACGAGCTTCCTGGAAAACATTCTGGCTCGTCGATCCGCTCGATGGAACGAAGGAATTTATAAAGAAAAACGGAGAATTTACTGTGAATATTGCTCTTATTGAAGGAGAAACCCCTATATTTGGTGTGATATATGCCCCAGCAATGGATGTGTTATATGCAGGGGACAAAGAAAAAGGTGCTGTAAAAATAGAAAAAGCAAGCCAGAATAAAAATTGGGATACGCTTTTTGAGCATGGTACAGCTTTACCGCTTTCAACGCAGAAAGATCAAAAAGTAAGCGTCGTTGCCAGCCGCTCTCATATGTCCGAAGAAACGAAGCAATTTATACAAAAGCTGGAGAAGGAATATGATGAGGTCGAGACCATTTCTGCCGGAAGTTCGCTGAAGCTTTGTTTAGTGGCAGAAGGAAAAGCAGACTTTTATCCCCGTTATGCACCAACCATGGAATGGGATACAGGAGCCGGCCACGCCATTGTTGAAGCAGCTGGTGGAATTGTCACAAATGTGGAAGAAAAAAAGCCGCTTGTTTATAATAAAAAAGAATTGAAAAATCCTTGGTTTTTAGCACAGAACAAGAAATAA
- a CDS encoding alanine/glycine:cation symporter family protein, producing MIVVESLIDWGNTILWSYVLIALLVGLGIYFTFRTKFVQVTNLIEMFRLMKESPATSNGNKQISSFGAFCISAASRIGTGNLAGVAIAITLGGPGAVFWMWVVAIFSAVLCFIESTLAQVYKVKETNGFKGGPAYYMEKAIGARWMGVMFALFITFCFGLAFNSVQANTITVAFEEALGTNRLVIGMVLTAFVGFVIFGGVKRIAKVSQVIVPVLALLYLILVAFIVIVNIGELPRVIGLIVTSAFGLNEAVAGGIGVAIMNGVKRGLFSNEAGMGSAPVAAATADVSHPAKQGFVQTLGAFVDTLLICSATAFIILLSGIPGEGIGGIQLTQSALASHVGPWANIFVAIAILLFCFSSIIGNYYYGESNIGFINKNKALIFVFRLAVLGMLLFGSVSSMSMVWNVADLFMALMAITNLIALALIGKIAIAVLKDYLKQKKQGKEPVFYASNIKGLKNVECWKEEKIKKRKEA from the coding sequence ATCATTGTGGTAGAAAGTTTGATTGATTGGGGTAATACAATTCTATGGTCCTATGTTTTAATCGCTTTACTTGTTGGTTTAGGAATTTATTTTACTTTTCGAACAAAATTTGTTCAGGTGACGAATCTAATAGAAATGTTTCGTTTAATGAAGGAGAGTCCTGCTACTAGTAATGGAAATAAACAAATCTCATCATTTGGAGCTTTTTGTATTAGTGCAGCATCAAGAATCGGTACAGGCAATCTAGCTGGTGTAGCCATTGCGATTACATTAGGTGGGCCAGGTGCTGTATTCTGGATGTGGGTTGTCGCAATCTTCAGTGCAGTATTATGTTTTATTGAAAGTACGTTAGCTCAAGTCTATAAAGTGAAAGAGACAAACGGATTCAAAGGTGGGCCGGCATACTATATGGAAAAAGCGATTGGTGCAAGGTGGATGGGCGTTATGTTTGCACTTTTTATCACTTTCTGTTTTGGACTGGCTTTCAATTCCGTTCAAGCAAATACCATTACTGTCGCATTTGAGGAAGCATTAGGTACGAATCGTCTTGTAATCGGTATGGTTTTAACTGCATTTGTGGGATTCGTTATTTTTGGCGGTGTTAAACGTATTGCTAAAGTGTCTCAGGTAATTGTACCTGTCTTAGCTTTATTATATTTAATATTGGTTGCATTTATAGTAATTGTAAACATTGGTGAACTTCCAAGGGTCATTGGTCTTATCGTAACCAGCGCATTTGGTTTAAATGAAGCGGTTGCTGGCGGGATTGGTGTAGCAATCATGAATGGTGTAAAACGTGGATTATTCTCTAATGAAGCTGGTATGGGTAGTGCACCTGTTGCAGCTGCAACAGCGGATGTAAGTCACCCAGCTAAACAGGGATTTGTTCAAACGTTAGGTGCTTTTGTTGATACATTATTAATTTGTAGTGCAACAGCGTTTATTATTTTATTGTCTGGAATTCCTGGAGAAGGAATAGGCGGTATACAGCTTACTCAGAGTGCACTAGCCAGCCACGTCGGTCCATGGGCAAATATTTTTGTCGCCATCGCGATCCTATTATTTTGTTTTAGCTCGATCATTGGAAATTATTACTACGGCGAATCCAACATCGGATTTATTAACAAAAACAAAGCATTGATCTTTGTTTTCCGTCTAGCTGTGTTAGGGATGCTTCTTTTTGGTTCAGTATCAAGCATGAGCATGGTTTGGAATGTAGCAGACTTATTTATGGCACTTATGGCAATTACCAACTTAATCGCACTTGCTTTAATTGGGAAAATCGCAATAGCCGTATTAAAAGATTACTTGAAACAGAAAAAACAGGGAAAAGAGCCTGTTTTTTATGCTAGTAACATTAAAGGACTCAAAAATGTAGAATGCTGGAAAGAAGAAAAGATAAAGAAGCGTAAAGAAGCGTAA
- a CDS encoding response regulator, with translation MNFYITDDDETVRSILAQIIEDESLGQVVGESDDGASLDGETLNLNKVDILLIDLLMPNRDGLETIQTIKPTFKGKIIMISQIESKELISEAYLLEVEHYIIKPINKIEVLAVIQKVMKHTSLEKSISDIQKSLNNVLQMDTGLNQKKTSFNEYNIKYYGEFLISELGISGENGSKDLMEILVFLFNYEKKYTFEHGFPSLNNIYDYLANKKLGAAADEADARREAKASKQRVRRTVYQSLTHLASLGLTDFSNIKFEKYASHFFDFTIVRKKMTELKNESKPLYTSTRINIKKFIQALYFEAKRMMLE, from the coding sequence ATGAATTTTTATATAACAGATGATGATGAAACGGTTCGTTCCATACTAGCTCAAATTATTGAGGATGAAAGTTTAGGGCAAGTTGTTGGGGAATCTGATGATGGAGCATCATTAGATGGAGAAACATTAAATTTGAATAAGGTCGATATTTTATTGATTGATTTATTAATGCCTAATCGTGATGGACTTGAAACAATTCAAACGATTAAACCTACTTTTAAGGGTAAAATTATTATGATTTCTCAAATAGAATCAAAAGAGCTTATTAGTGAAGCTTATTTGCTTGAGGTTGAACACTACATAATAAAACCAATAAATAAAATCGAAGTTTTAGCAGTTATCCAAAAAGTAATGAAACATACTAGCTTAGAAAAATCTATAAGTGACATTCAAAAATCATTAAATAATGTACTTCAAATGGATACTGGATTAAATCAAAAGAAGACGTCTTTTAATGAATATAATATCAAGTATTATGGGGAGTTCCTGATATCAGAATTAGGTATTTCCGGAGAAAATGGCAGCAAAGATTTAATGGAGATATTAGTTTTCTTATTTAACTATGAGAAGAAGTATACGTTTGAACACGGATTCCCCTCTCTTAATAACATTTATGATTATTTGGCAAATAAAAAGCTTGGAGCTGCAGCAGACGAAGCGGATGCAAGAAGGGAAGCAAAAGCTTCTAAACAACGTGTTCGAAGAACTGTTTATCAGTCATTGACGCACTTAGCCTCTCTAGGACTTACGGACTTTTCAAATATAAAATTTGAAAAGTATGCTTCCCATTTTTTTGACTTTACTATTGTTCGTAAAAAGATGACCGAGTTAAAAAATGAATCAAAACCATTGTACACTTCAACACGAATTAATATTAAAAAATTTATTCAAGCCTTATATTTTGAAGCAAAACGAATGATGTTAGAGTGA
- a CDS encoding CidA/LrgA family protein has translation MLEKITQWLILLGIYFIGSSLSNIFHLPLPGSIIGMMLLFVLLLSGLFKLQWVEKVAQLHLKHMTLLFIPFIVGVFLSLDIFRVQGWKLLFVLVITSLIVLLGTAYTCSRL, from the coding sequence ATGCTCGAAAAGATTACACAATGGTTGATTCTTTTAGGTATTTACTTTATTGGATCCAGTCTTTCCAACATCTTTCATCTTCCATTGCCAGGAAGCATCATTGGAATGATGCTGCTCTTTGTTCTTCTGTTAAGCGGCCTTTTTAAACTGCAATGGGTAGAAAAAGTGGCACAACTTCATTTAAAACATATGACTCTTTTGTTTATCCCCTTTATCGTCGGTGTATTTCTTTCTCTGGATATTTTTCGAGTACAGGGATGGAAATTGTTGTTCGTGTTAGTAATTACAAGCTTAATTGTACTGCTTGGTACCGCGTATACCTGTTCAAGGCTATGA
- a CDS encoding sensor histidine kinase: MALLNINPLRKDRTIIIFMIFFVPLAGEISFYPVNETFRVSLGPPALFLFLLFLRKTTIIPGFLIAVLVVFFRVLLDFFMHAEFSWLHSFETHFPTFFFYFTYTCLFYLAKVNRFHHRFLIIGLLGIIIEILSDCAELLIQYIIFGFSITSISLSKLVLIALSHSFIVLGVFSMMKLYEVQSREIEVRKRNEHMLLHVSNLYEETIHLKKTLQNSEAITKKAYELYRGLNQNHNANSRLLKKVRPQLLEIAGEVHDIKKDNQRIFAGLLTLISNEGFTDYINITELIKIIVQANEKYARLLKKDIHFSYTIKGEHPHYHINIILSIINNLVANAVEAIQDRGTIKIEVSYQQNSVDFRIEDDGPGIPEKYRELIFKPGFTSKFDSMGVPSTGIGLTFVKDMITKLNGIVTFQSDSSKKRTVFTICLPVKNLVEKGDFHEFLYNR; the protein is encoded by the coding sequence GTGGCACTGTTGAACATTAATCCTTTAAGAAAAGACCGAACTATTATTATATTCATGATATTTTTTGTTCCATTAGCAGGTGAAATAAGCTTTTACCCTGTTAATGAAACATTTCGAGTTAGCTTAGGACCACCAGCTCTTTTCTTATTCCTGCTATTTTTAAGAAAAACTACAATTATTCCAGGTTTTTTAATAGCTGTACTTGTTGTATTTTTTCGTGTTCTATTAGATTTCTTTATGCACGCTGAATTTAGCTGGTTACATTCGTTCGAAACACATTTTCCAACTTTTTTCTTTTACTTCACCTATACTTGCCTTTTTTATTTGGCAAAGGTTAATCGTTTCCATCATCGATTCTTAATCATTGGCTTACTTGGAATAATTATTGAAATATTGTCCGACTGTGCAGAGTTGCTTATACAATATATAATATTTGGATTCTCCATTACCTCAATCTCGTTGTCTAAATTGGTTCTCATTGCTCTTTCTCACAGTTTTATAGTATTAGGTGTCTTTAGTATGATGAAACTATATGAAGTACAATCACGGGAAATAGAAGTTCGGAAGCGAAATGAACATATGTTATTACACGTCTCTAATTTATATGAAGAAACGATTCACTTGAAAAAGACACTTCAAAATTCTGAAGCCATCACAAAAAAAGCTTACGAACTATATAGAGGATTAAATCAGAATCATAATGCAAACAGCAGACTCCTTAAAAAAGTCCGTCCACAATTGCTAGAAATTGCTGGTGAAGTACACGACATTAAAAAAGATAATCAAAGAATTTTTGCCGGATTGTTAACACTTATTTCAAATGAAGGCTTTACAGACTACATAAATATTACCGAACTAATTAAAATAATTGTTCAAGCTAATGAAAAGTATGCTCGTTTATTAAAAAAAGATATTCATTTTAGCTATACCATTAAAGGGGAGCATCCACACTACCATATTAATATCATTCTATCGATTATCAATAATTTAGTCGCAAACGCTGTGGAAGCTATTCAAGATAGGGGAACGATCAAAATAGAGGTAAGTTATCAGCAGAATTCTGTTGACTTTCGGATTGAAGATGACGGACCTGGTATTCCAGAAAAATATAGGGAATTAATATTCAAACCTGGTTTCACTTCTAAATTTGATAGTATGGGTGTTCCCTCGACAGGTATTGGTTTAACCTTTGTAAAAGATATGATCACAAAACTCAATGGAATTGTTACCTTCCAAAGTGACTCAAGTAAAAAAAGGACAGTTTTTACAATTTGTTTGCCAGTTAAGAATTTAGTTGAAAAGGGGGATTTTCATGAATTTTTATATAACAGATGA
- a CDS encoding transporter substrate-binding domain-containing protein, whose protein sequence is MGSLRALTILVICSVIWLLLPVFLYAENKEIQKNTRDTYVVAYDPNLPPLHIEGERLSGFSVDVLENIADQTGMQLEYVPMLKEESLKAVEAGEVDMVLSVNFSESHADIMEFSESILSTSIGLLVDSDTETINGISDLSNHVTALQRETLEYAFLKNIRRVHYQVTSNQITALRLFTQGRADAFIGSVNTAEHFLKQQDLEEEYEFIDRYVLPLEYSIGVQKENYSLLHQLNRGIREVKSDGSYTDLYGKWFIDQDAERAKLLWTIIEVIGALFLLTVILFLLGVRWNRQLKKEVKKKTSVLHRVNQSLQDQVIKTKNSTEFQRQILNSSPRGIITINEKKQISSINPKAMRFLKIGEEIKGTVFTKHPLLKNVLEKKFPFVMEGKGKQYLGEETIWERGEGDLLYFRYYVYPLYDFNGEVKGIIFALEDNTKEQMMRLQMFEQEKNQALSRVVAGIAHEIRNPLSSIKTFVEMLPKKFNSKKFQNQITTYVPKEIDRLNQLIEGLIDYARPKKQKKEIVDICSILHDCVMLFEKTVNHKGFRLDHQWDTDLYIMADTSQLKQVLINLIINGIDAMEEQQKKKQRTLTIKAWKDQGTVCISLEDEGAGISEETKKKAFEPFFTTKAKGTGLGLSIAHQYIKDNDGKMVLEGKKGKGTCVELTFAEVQKDMELKRGGEPHGQYIDHR, encoded by the coding sequence GTGGGATCGTTGAGGGCACTGACAATATTGGTTATATGTTCAGTAATTTGGCTGTTACTTCCAGTTTTTCTATACGCAGAGAATAAAGAAATACAAAAAAATACCAGGGATACATATGTCGTTGCCTATGACCCAAATCTTCCACCTTTACATATAGAGGGGGAGAGGTTAAGTGGTTTTTCTGTGGACGTGTTAGAGAACATAGCCGATCAGACCGGGATGCAGCTGGAATACGTTCCGATGTTAAAGGAAGAATCATTAAAAGCGGTAGAAGCCGGTGAGGTTGATATGGTATTAAGTGTCAATTTTTCTGAGAGTCATGCAGATATAATGGAGTTTAGTGAATCTATTTTATCAACATCGATTGGATTGCTGGTCGATTCCGATACGGAAACTATAAATGGAATCTCAGATCTTTCTAACCATGTCACAGCCTTACAGAGAGAAACACTAGAGTATGCATTTTTAAAAAACATTAGACGTGTCCACTATCAGGTGACAAGTAATCAAATCACGGCATTGCGACTTTTCACGCAAGGCCGGGCTGATGCATTCATTGGAAGCGTTAACACAGCAGAGCATTTTCTAAAACAGCAAGACCTTGAAGAAGAGTATGAATTTATTGATCGTTATGTACTCCCCCTTGAATATTCGATTGGGGTGCAAAAAGAAAACTATAGCTTATTACACCAACTAAATCGTGGGATTCGGGAAGTGAAAAGCGATGGATCATACACAGATCTTTATGGTAAATGGTTTATTGACCAGGATGCAGAAAGGGCTAAGCTTCTTTGGACGATTATTGAAGTCATAGGGGCTCTTTTCCTGCTGACGGTAATCCTATTTTTGCTTGGGGTGCGCTGGAACCGGCAGCTTAAAAAAGAAGTAAAGAAAAAAACGAGCGTGCTGCATCGAGTAAATCAATCGCTTCAAGACCAAGTGATAAAAACGAAAAATAGCACGGAGTTTCAAAGGCAGATTTTAAACTCAAGTCCTCGGGGAATTATTACTATTAACGAAAAAAAACAAATATCCTCTATTAACCCAAAAGCTATGAGATTCCTGAAAATAGGGGAGGAAATCAAAGGAACAGTTTTTACCAAGCATCCTCTACTAAAGAATGTATTAGAAAAGAAATTTCCCTTCGTCATGGAAGGAAAGGGTAAACAATATCTTGGAGAAGAAACCATTTGGGAAAGAGGCGAAGGTGATCTTTTATATTTTCGGTATTATGTATACCCCCTCTATGATTTTAATGGAGAAGTAAAAGGAATTATTTTTGCTTTAGAAGACAATACAAAAGAGCAGATGATGAGGCTGCAAATGTTTGAGCAGGAAAAAAACCAGGCATTAAGCAGAGTGGTTGCTGGAATTGCTCATGAGATTCGAAATCCTCTTTCTTCAATAAAAACCTTTGTGGAAATGCTGCCTAAAAAATTTAACAGTAAAAAGTTCCAAAACCAGATAACGACCTATGTTCCTAAGGAAATTGACCGACTTAACCAACTCATTGAAGGATTAATAGATTATGCGCGTCCAAAGAAACAGAAAAAGGAAATAGTAGACATTTGTTCCATCCTTCACGATTGTGTAATGTTATTTGAAAAGACCGTGAATCATAAAGGATTTAGGCTCGACCATCAGTGGGACACCGACTTATATATAATGGCTGACACCAGTCAGCTAAAACAGGTTTTGATCAATCTCATCATTAACGGTATAGACGCAATGGAAGAGCAGCAAAAGAAAAAACAGCGTACTCTTACGATAAAAGCATGGAAAGACCAGGGAACAGTCTGTATTTCACTGGAAGATGAGGGAGCTGGCATATCAGAAGAAACAAAAAAGAAAGCGTTTGAACCGTTTTTTACCACAAAAGCAAAAGGGACTGGACTAGGGTTATCCATTGCTCACCAATATATAAAAGATAACGATGGAAAGATGGTGTTGGAAGGAAAGAAAGGCAAAGGAACCTGTGTAGAATTGACATTTGCGGAAGTTCAAAAAGATATGGAATTAAAGAGAGGAGGAGAACCTCATGGCCAATATATTGATCATAGATGA
- a CDS encoding LrgB family protein, producing MVTNLVFSTLLTVTSYAVGLKVFRRYHKPWLNPLYTATIFLVLVLVFVPSVNYESYLQITDVFSFLLGIATISLAVPLYKQILVLKKHAKKICLGVMLGSAGGILSGLVLAKWLLFQDKILLSLISKSVTIPVALSVTDMLGGIPSLTVLFALSSALFSLMLGPKILQMAGIKSKVAKGMALGASAQALGVNRALQWGEEEGSMGSVAMCTSAVFLSILVPFLGLVVH from the coding sequence ATGGTGACTAACCTGGTGTTTAGCACTTTGTTGACTGTGACCAGTTATGCAGTCGGTTTAAAAGTGTTTCGACGGTATCATAAACCTTGGCTGAATCCTCTTTACACTGCAACCATCTTTTTAGTGCTAGTTCTTGTCTTCGTCCCTTCCGTAAACTACGAGTCTTATTTACAAATAACGGATGTGTTCTCCTTTTTGCTCGGTATTGCTACGATATCACTAGCTGTTCCTTTATATAAACAAATATTGGTATTGAAAAAACATGCAAAAAAAATCTGTTTGGGGGTGATGTTAGGCAGTGCCGGCGGTATTTTATCCGGATTGGTGTTGGCGAAATGGCTGTTGTTCCAGGATAAAATTCTCCTTTCTCTCATTTCAAAATCTGTAACCATACCTGTTGCTTTATCAGTTACCGACATGTTGGGAGGTATCCCTTCTTTAACCGTGTTATTTGCGCTGAGCTCAGCTCTGTTTTCCTTAATGCTTGGTCCGAAAATCTTACAAATGGCTGGAATTAAAAGCAAGGTTGCAAAGGGGATGGCATTAGGAGCATCTGCTCAAGCACTGGGTGTTAACCGAGCCCTGCAATGGGGCGAAGAAGAAGGGTCCATGGGAAGTGTAGCGATGTGTACATCTGCTGTGTTTCTTTCAATTTTAGTTCCTTTTCTTGGTTTGGTGGTACATTAA
- a CDS encoding HPr family phosphocarrier protein, translated as MEVKESFHIDRNGSHQMINLVQQANQFQSYIVLETNNKVVNCKSLISISAFLVPSENITLKAVGDDAKEAVTTLQRLFK; from the coding sequence ATGGAAGTCAAAGAATCTTTTCACATCGACCGAAACGGATCTCATCAAATGATTAATCTTGTGCAGCAAGCCAATCAATTTCAAAGCTACATTGTGCTTGAAACAAACAACAAAGTAGTCAACTGCAAGAGCTTAATCAGCATCAGTGCCTTTTTAGTGCCTTCTGAAAATATAACGTTAAAAGCTGTTGGTGATGATGCAAAAGAAGCCGTAACAACTCTGCAGCGTCTGTTTAAATAA
- a CDS encoding glutaminase, with protein MYQQEIKKINVKNDPREAKYLDEWVMKYRLLGMKGRCADYIPALGESNLSDLGVYIISSDGGEIKSGDWEIPFTLQSISKVISFIAACLGRGISYVLERVDVEPTGDAFNSIVRLEMHTPGKPFNPMINAGAITVASLQYGESPEQKLESIYAIIEKMVGKRPTVNEKVFQSEWKTANRNRALAYYLKENGFLESGVEEALEVYLKQCSIEVNTKDIARIGLILSQNGYDPIRKRQVFPKEIAKLIKGLMLTCGMYNASGKFAAFVGIPAKSGVSGGIMASVPARYPQELPCQMGCGIGIYGPAIDEHGNSIAGVELLKHLAKVWDFNSF; from the coding sequence ATGTATCAGCAGGAGATAAAAAAAATAAATGTAAAAAATGACCCCAGAGAGGCTAAATACCTTGACGAATGGGTTATGAAATACCGTTTGCTTGGCATGAAAGGCCGATGTGCTGACTATATACCTGCTTTAGGGGAGTCAAATCTATCGGATTTAGGAGTTTACATAATTAGTTCGGATGGAGGAGAGATCAAGTCAGGAGATTGGGAAATCCCTTTTACTTTGCAGAGTATCTCAAAAGTGATTAGTTTTATTGCAGCATGTTTAGGCCGTGGAATTTCTTATGTATTAGAACGTGTTGATGTAGAACCAACAGGGGATGCATTTAACTCTATCGTTCGATTAGAAATGCATACACCAGGTAAACCATTTAATCCAATGATTAATGCTGGAGCGATTACAGTTGCGTCTCTTCAATATGGGGAATCACCAGAGCAAAAGTTAGAATCGATATATGCAATTATAGAAAAAATGGTTGGAAAACGACCAACAGTTAATGAAAAAGTATTTCAGTCTGAGTGGAAAACGGCAAATCGAAATAGAGCTTTAGCTTATTATTTGAAAGAAAATGGATTTTTAGAATCAGGGGTAGAGGAGGCGTTAGAAGTTTACTTAAAACAATGTTCAATCGAAGTAAATACAAAAGATATTGCACGAATTGGTTTAATTCTATCACAAAATGGATACGACCCAATCCGCAAGAGGCAAGTCTTTCCTAAAGAAATAGCTAAGCTTATCAAAGGTTTAATGCTGACTTGCGGGATGTATAATGCTTCAGGGAAATTTGCAGCATTTGTTGGAATACCAGCAAAAAGCGGAGTATCAGGTGGAATTATGGCATCAGTACCAGCTAGATACCCACAAGAATTACCTTGTCAAATGGGATGTGGTATTGGTATTTATGGACCTGCTATAGATGAACATGGCAATAGTATTGCAGGTGTCGAGCTTTTAAAACACCTTGCTAAGGTGTGGGACTTTAATAGTTTTTAA
- a CDS encoding arylamine N-acetyltransferase family protein: MNQLFRNRIGIPAEETITFQHLPNVLLKTAKAIPFENLRIIENKTRSITKENVIDKMLVKQEGGLCYELNALLYFFFVENGFNAELVRGVVYNNDKKEWLTLGSTHVAVLLRHDEQTYLVDTGFGSNLPLKPVPLNGEVITSSNGEFRIKQSDNDHGNYVLELKLAHKDKDWRIGYTFDSKRPVKNVADFNEIQTILIEDDASPFNKNSLVTKFTDDGTITLTDTSLTQWINGKYSKEKIDHKQFNDLAKQHFGLAGMK, translated from the coding sequence ATGAACCAATTATTTCGTAACAGAATAGGTATCCCTGCAGAAGAAACCATTACGTTTCAACATTTACCTAATGTTCTTTTGAAAACGGCAAAAGCCATCCCTTTTGAAAATTTACGCATCATAGAAAATAAAACACGTTCGATCACAAAAGAGAATGTAATAGACAAAATGCTAGTCAAACAGGAAGGGGGGCTTTGTTATGAATTAAATGCACTTCTCTATTTTTTCTTCGTAGAAAACGGCTTTAACGCTGAGTTAGTTCGTGGAGTGGTCTACAATAACGATAAGAAAGAATGGTTAACCCTTGGTAGCACCCATGTTGCTGTTCTTTTACGTCACGATGAGCAAACGTATCTTGTTGATACTGGATTTGGCAGCAATTTACCATTAAAACCTGTTCCGTTAAATGGTGAGGTTATCACATCTTCTAATGGAGAATTTCGGATCAAACAATCTGATAACGACCATGGAAACTATGTTCTAGAACTAAAACTTGCCCATAAGGATAAAGACTGGAGAATAGGGTATACGTTCGATTCAAAACGTCCTGTTAAGAATGTAGCAGATTTTAATGAGATACAAACCATTCTTATAGAAGATGATGCCTCTCCTTTTAACAAAAATTCTTTAGTAACTAAATTTACTGACGATGGGACGATCACTCTGACCGACACCTCCCTTACCCAATGGATAAACGGAAAATATAGCAAAGAAAAAATTGATCATAAACAATTCAACGATCTAGCTAAACAGCACTTTGGGTTAGCTGGAATGAAATAA
- a CDS encoding zinc-binding dehydrogenase, giving the protein MTRTVDTEKLADVLNEEEEEIVSFHLRKESNDMGSLWFQLLLLNVFANILETIGLLTLQVVQASGGRVVVLGTSKDEGRLKLVAELGAKETIIVNDIKNGEKIESMKGTYDVAFECSGASPSADNCLHLLKKNRTVCLGWLVWTKHFAILFYTLFQTRHRP; this is encoded by the coding sequence TTGACTCGCACTGTTGATACGGAAAAGCTTGCTGATGTTCTTAACGAAGAGGAAGAAGAGATTGTTTCTTTTCATTTACGAAAAGAAAGTAATGACATGGGGAGCTTGTGGTTCCAACTGCTTCTGTTGAACGTATTCGCGAACATCCTGGAAACGATTGGATTGTTAACCTTGCAGGTTGTTCAAGCCAGTGGCGGCCGTGTCGTCGTGCTTGGTACATCTAAAGATGAAGGTAGATTAAAACTTGTGGCTGAACTAGGAGCGAAAGAGACAATTATAGTCAATGACATAAAAAACGGGGAAAAAATAGAAAGTATGAAGGGAACATATGATGTAGCTTTTGAGTGTTCAGGAGCTTCTCCTTCTGCTGATAATTGCTTGCATTTATTGAAAAAAAACAGGACTGTATGTCTAGGTTGGCTTGTTTGGACAAAACATTTTGCCATCCTTTTTTATACCCTTTTTCAAACGCGGCATCGGCCGTGA